The following nucleotide sequence is from Juglans microcarpa x Juglans regia isolate MS1-56 chromosome 6D, Jm3101_v1.0, whole genome shotgun sequence.
AAAGAGATTGTGTTTCAAGTAGATCGGTATCGTAATGTAGGGTATCTCAAGCAACGCATTTGGAAGGAGGAGGGGAAAGGTTTTGTTGATCTTCAGGACCAAGAAATTTTTTGTAACGGCGAGAAGCTCAACGACCAGATACGTGTTGCTGATATATGCAAGGATAACGATGCAGTGATTCATTTGGTTGTTCAGAAATCTGCAAAATTTAGAGCCAAGCCTGTTGAGAAGGAGTTGGAACTTTTGGTTGTGGCAGCAACTGCAACTGCAACTGAAGAGAGCCATGACAGACTTGGAGGAGATCAGCAACCCGGGGCGCTTCAAGTAGTTACGAGGGAGCCACTAGGTGGAGATTTCTGGTTGGAGCCGATCGTTGTTAATACAAAGGTAGAATTTCCCTCTAGTATTCGGGATATGATTGACTCTGCATTCGCTGGTTTAGAGAAAGGAAATCAACCTATCAGGTCCTCTGAAGGCACCGGAGGAGCTTATTTCATGCAAGATTCATCTGGTCAGGAATATGTTGCCGTTTTCAAGCCCATTGATGAGGAGCCCATGGCCGTTCACAATCCCAGAGGCCTACCCGTGTCATCAAATGGTGAAGGGTTGAAGAGGGGAACAAAGGTAGGAGAAGGAGCATTGAGGGAAGTTGCTGCTTACATATTGGATCATCCTAGGGCTGGACCTCGCATGCTATCAGGCGAAGCAATGGGATTTGCCGGTGTACCCCCGACAACCATGGTTCGCTGCTTGCACCAAGGATTTAATCATCCAGGAGGGTATAATTGCACGTCAAAGAATGTTAAGATTGGCTCATTGCAATTGTTCATGAAGAATGATGGAAGTTGCGAGGACATTGGTCCCGGGGCTTTCCCCGTGGATGAGGTACATAAGATCAGTGTGCTTGATATTAGAATGGCAAATGCAGATAGGCATGCTGGCAACATATTGTTCCGCAAAGGGGAGGAGGGGAAGAATGTACTCATTCCAATTGATCATGGATACTGCTTACCTGAAAATGTatgtttcttctccttttcgCCATGGCtctttttaattgtttaatgCATTATATGTTTTACCTGCATGCTTTGCCAAAAGTAGGAATTAAGTTGAGTCTAAGAATAACAATTGACTGGCatataaaataactcattttctGGTCtctttttgaactttgaaataTGCTTAGACCCCATTTCGTTCATACTTTCATGGTAAGCAAAAATTAGGAGCATGTGTGGACAATTCCATGTTTTTGTGCTAAACGTTTTTTGTTTGCTTAGCTTTGTTTTGTATGATGATTTTATGAGCTTTCTTGAACTTGAGATGCAGTTTGTTGCTGATATTTCAAAACATGTGGAACAATTCATGCACTTTGTAGTTATGTAGCAATTGTTATTACCCACCAACGTGACTGGAGTAAACAAGGTGTTATCTTGTTTCACTAAAATTGAGATCAATTAGGTTTTACTTATAAGCCGATTTGCCCTCTTTGCAGTTTGAAGATTGTACTTTTGAATGGCTTTACTGGCCTCAAGCTCGCCAACCTTACTCTCCTGCCTCCATTGAGTACATAAATTCTCTAGATGCTGAACAAGATATAGCACTACTGAAATTTTATGGATGGGGGGACATTACACTTGAGTGTGCCCGCACGCTCCGTATATCCACCATGCTTCTGAAGAAAGGAGTGGAGAGAGGTCTCACTCCCTTTGCCATTGGAAGCATTATGTGCAGGGAAACTGTGACAAAGGAATCTATTATAGAGAAGATTGTTTGTGAAGCCAAGGATTCCTTGCTCCCTGGCATGAGTGAGGCTGCATTCCTTGAAGCTGTCTTCCGGATCATGGATTCCCATCTTGATAAACACGCTAAATAAATGAAACTCTGCTTTGTATTATTAAATGGTCCATCTTTGGATGGACTGAATGTCATACAAAATGTGGATGGCTTATCTTTTTATGTATAGGCTTGAAGCTGTTTCTCTTTACTTCTGTCAACTGTTACCTGGGGTTGCATTGGGATGtcgaaaaaaaaacaaaaaaattatgaataagatGTGCTCTGCAGGATTATAATGACTGTTAGGCAATTAAGATTTACAATTCGGAGCTGTGTACAGAAATGTCGATCTTCAATGTTGATTTCTTCCAAGAAGGGGCTGTTGGTTGGCTAGCCAACCAAAGTCTGTGAAGTGTTTCTTTTGACGGTTGGAATCCTGAACTGTTTCAATGTTATCCGAAGAAAATGGATTCTAATGACTGTAGGCAATTGAGATTTACAAATAGGAGAGTATATATTGTGCTCAGGTTCCATTGCCTGCCGGGATTATCTTGTATACTCCAAATGAGAATGAGTGAGAAGACAGCGTGTTGTATCATTGtcctttttttcatatttcttgaGTGAGCAGCAAATAGCTCTTTTTCAtcttagatttattattttcaagtcaTATTAATTCATGTGATACATTTTTAAATGGTTGttgtttaatttataaatgCATGAACACATCAGCATGCATGTCTTGCATGATACATACAAAGATAATTGAGTAATGAccaaatcaaaaataaaagtagtacaAGTCCTATATAGAAACCCAGGTGTACTGTATGTATATCATATCACCGATACTATTGGAATTTCGAAATATTGCAGATGGTCTCAGTGGATTCTAATCTATTTCATGATGTAGATTGTAGTATATAATTTAGGAGAAATGATAGTCACAGTCGTGAGTGCGCAAACGctatacaatcattttgaaaaaaataaataaatacgagactcacataaaaaaataatatttttttaatagtagactctactattttttaaagcgattgcacggtgcttgcgcactccacgactgtatataCCATTACTCATAATTTAGAGGCCCATCTCAAGTCTTTTCTAAGCGTATGTTTGAaattgtgttggaaaatatatcttataattttaagactTTCACTTATACTTTAAGTAATACgttctattattaaaaacttatttactgtttgataactgtatgtttaaagcactttaaaaaatgttatatttgtttggaaataaattaaaaaagtacgTTGACggtcatttgattttttaaagatttcgatcatattcttaaaagtttgaaagttgtaattatttaaaagttgtatagttatttttatatattaatagtctttttaaaatttgaactacatcctgagtttttaaaaaaaacacgtttaagaaaaaatattaaaatgataattttcttcAAACGTAAAAACCCAAACTCCTCAGTCTGCAACTTTActtgcatcttcttcttcaagtccGTTGTCACCATTTCCTCTTATAAACTCAGATATGGATCTTTAATGTCGACGAAGTATGTTGCTCATATGACTAATACAAGAGGGAGGTAAAATGGGTTGTATTTAAAAATCtacaattataaatcaaatacacaatataaaatatgaacaaaatacgaaataataataaatataaagagtaactGCCTACGTCTTCACCTCAAGTTACCCATTGAGGATTCACAAATTCACTATTTAACCTCCTTCAGGTGGAGATAGAAATCTATTATACCTGTGAGCAGTGCCGCTACAAAGAATTCATGTAGAATACTCTCACACTTACAAATTACCTTACACGTGGTGATTCAACATTTATTTCTTGTGTAGAACACCTTCTACACGCACAAGGGTTATACACACATTTTTACTGATACAAAAACTGATAGCGGGTAGGTTATCATAAAACACTTCTCAAtgagtgaaataaaaataatacaacgcAAACTATATCTTtctcaa
It contains:
- the LOC121236022 gene encoding phosphatidylinositol 4-kinase gamma 4, yielding MSIADITPIRKELVNSAGNFRSRPEPCSRESILIYLTVAGSVIPMRVLESDSITSVKLRIQKYKGFVVKKQKLVYAGRELARNDDLIKDYGVTGGDVLHLVLRLSDLLLITVRTICGKEIVFQVDRYRNVGYLKQRIWKEEGKGFVDLQDQEIFCNGEKLNDQIRVADICKDNDAVIHLVVQKSAKFRAKPVEKELELLVVAATATATEESHDRLGGDQQPGALQVVTREPLGGDFWLEPIVVNTKVEFPSSIRDMIDSAFAGLEKGNQPIRSSEGTGGAYFMQDSSGQEYVAVFKPIDEEPMAVHNPRGLPVSSNGEGLKRGTKVGEGALREVAAYILDHPRAGPRMLSGEAMGFAGVPPTTMVRCLHQGFNHPGGYNCTSKNVKIGSLQLFMKNDGSCEDIGPGAFPVDEVHKISVLDIRMANADRHAGNILFRKGEEGKNVLIPIDHGYCLPENFEDCTFEWLYWPQARQPYSPASIEYINSLDAEQDIALLKFYGWGDITLECARTLRISTMLLKKGVERGLTPFAIGSIMCRETVTKESIIEKIVCEAKDSLLPGMSEAAFLEAVFRIMDSHLDKHAK